The genomic window TAGACAACTAATTCATAGGGAGTTCTCTACATTGAGGAAATCACAGGATGGTTCAGAAAAATAGgttgtaaaacattttttgcaaCCTCATAATGTTATGTAACATGGCATTAAGTATTCAGTGATTATTAAGTAATTAGACTGAGCTCATTATGAgaaaatttgtttattcatttcagaatttttgacagttaatttgtaatttttacaatgttttatatggtaatttttttttttttttttttttttttttttaggcagttTCTCTTAGTGTTCAGCAAGGGGCATCTAACATAGTTCCTGGATCAGCACCTTCCAAATTACTTGTTTCACAAATTCCACCTATGGCAGTTAAAGCTTCTCATCAGGTTTCTATACAGCCTGAAAAGAGTCGTCCTTCCTCTTCTTCACAGCTCCAGGATATGAAAGTAACAAATAGAGATCCTCGACTTAATCGGATTAGCCAACATTCTTCTCATGGTAAAGAGCAAAGTCACAGGAAAGACTTTCTAGTAAATGCAATGAATCAGTCTGATATCAAGGCAAATAAATCTATACCTGCTGATAAACAAAACTCATCAaagcaagaaaaaagtaaatcaagtgaaaaaatcacaaagaaagaaCTTGACCAATTAGATACTAAATCCAAATCTAAATCTCCTTCacctttgaaaaacaaattttctcatacaaaagatataaaaaatcaGGAATCTGAGAGTGGTCGAGGGGTCCCTGAAATGAGCAAAAGAGATCCCCGATTAAAAAAACACCTCCAGGATAAACCTGATGGCAAAGATGATGacttaaaagagaagagaaaatcttcagaaaaaaaagataaagaggagcATGTGAAGTCATCTGAACACAGACTCACTGGaggtagaaataaaattataaatggtATTGTACAGAAACAAGATGCTGGTActgaagaatcagaaaaacaaggGACAAAAACAGGAAGATCAAGTACTAGAAAACGATCTCGATCACGATCTCCTAAGTCTCGGTCACCAATCACGCATTCTCCAAAAAGGAGAGATAGGCGCTCACCTAAACGAAGGCAAAGGAGCATTTCTCCTTCTACGTCTACACCTAAAACTGGAAAGCTACGCCAATCAGGAGTTAAGCAGTCACATGTAGAAGAATTTGCACAAGCTTCTCGTGATgaaagaaattctaataaaagaaGTACTAAGCAGGACACCCGGGATCCTAGGCGAGTAAAAAAGACTCAGGAAGAGAGACCACAAGAAACTCTAAATCAGCATTCTACAAAATCAGGATCTGAACCAAAGGAAAATGTAGAAAATTGGCAAAGCTCTAAGTCTACAAAAAGATGGAAATCTGGTTGGgaggaaaataaaaggtaaatttttgttctttgactaaaaatatacataatgtatatgtTTTGAGAGTAATAAAGTGTTTTACCTTTATATCCTTtcaaaaggtattttaaaatgttttttatgcACTCTAATgttctggggatgcaaagaagaaaaagaaatagatatagaatGGTTTTAAGATAATTTTGGTATTAAGACATGGTGAGGAAtctttagaaaatatttgagCTGAGTTTGAAGGAAGCAAATAAAGGTTGTAGGGCAGAATTGAGGTTGCTCATGCATTGTAGGAAAAGAGGAGACAACTAATACAAAGGtgtggaaaagagaaggggagtaTCATGCATGAAGAGCAAGAATAAGAACTGTTTGGCTCATTGTTATGTAATGTGTAACACGACTGGGCAGGTGGAATGGGActaggttatgaagagctttcaAATGTCAAAAAGAAAAGCTTATTTTTATACCTAAATTAAAGGATCCTTAAATTtgtgttaatatatttttttagtttacaGCAGGGTGAAGATCATCAAGGACTTAGTAAATCACCTCATCTAAGGCATAGGGAGAGTTGGGGAAGTGCTAAAGGAATTTTATCATCCCGAGCTCCCAAACAACAACATCGATTAAGTGTAGATGCCAATCTTCAGATTCCTAAAGAATTAACTTCTGCGAGCAAAAGAGAATTACTTAAAAAGGTAATTAATGGTGGTCTCATTTTTTAGTTATTActcttattttgatttttgtaaatctttgagactacttaattttcttttttcttttaatttttgtgcaGGCAAATGATAGTTTAACATCTGGTGAAATTACACAGGATGAATTCCTTGTTGTTGTTCATCAGATTCGTCAGCTCTTTCAATATCAAGAAGGAAAACATAGATGCAATGTATGGGATAGTcctacagaagaaaataaaggtggattaaaaaagaaacctCTCTTATCTGATGCTGAATTAACATATTATGAGCATAAAGCTAAACTCAAAAGGACACAGGTTCAGCATTCATTTCCAAGACTTGATCTCTTAGATCCTGATATATTTGATTACCATTTGACTGATGCTTTGTTGTCTGGAATAGAATGTGAACCATCCAAAAGTAAACATACAGGTAGGAGTAGTGGAGCACAGTTTGACAGAAAAGAGCAATTTAGTGAAAGATCAAGGCGTCTTTCTCCAATATCTGGAAGCCGTACTTATGCGGAGAATCTTTCCCCCCATGATGGTCGAAGAAGACATGAAGAACAAGTCTCTGCTAAAGGTACAAAGTTGCAAAATAAATTATGACTCTTGAAATTGCTTAAATGGTGATGGATTTTAATGCAGGAGAAGTAATAGTTTGACCAATAAATTATTGAggtatttattattgatatttactTAATTTTACTGGTGGTGATAAAGGGGTTTTTCAGGTGATTTGATGTGGATTCAAGTGaggaaatttaaattttcttttttctctgaaggtGTTCGAGAAGAGCAAAGGTCTCCATTCAGTGAGCGTTTTGCACTTAAGAGACCTAGATATGAAGATTCAGATAAAACATTTGCAGACAGCCCAGCATCAAGATATTCAAGCCTCGATACAACAAATCAGAGACTCACAGCATTAGCTGAAGATAGACCATTATTTGATGGACCTTCTAGGCCATCTGTAGCAAGGGGAGATGGCCCaactaaaatgatttttgaagGACCTAATAAGCCAAATCCTAGAATTGATGGACCTCCAACACCAGCTTCTCTTCGGTTTGAAGGGTCACCAGGACAGATAGGGGGAGGGGGGCCCATGAGGTTTGAAGGACCACAAGGTCAGCTAGGAGGTGGGTGCCCTTTGAGATTTGAAGGTCCTCAAGGACCAGGAGGGACTCCTTTGAGGTTTGAAGGGCCACTTGGACAGGCAGGAGGAGGTGGCTTAAGGTTTGAAGGAGCTGCTGGTTTGCGGTTTGAGGGTCCCACAGGTGGTTTGAGGTTTGAGGGCCCAGCTGGCCAGAATGTGGGTGGTCTTAGGTATGAAGGTCCCCGTGGTCAGCCTGTGGGTGGTCTTAGATTTGAGGGACCTCATGGTCAGCCTGTAGGTGCTCTAAGGTTTGAGAATCCTCGAGGTCAACCTGTAGGTGGACTGAGATTTGAGGGGAGCCATGGTGCATCAGGAAGTGGAATTAGGTTTGAGGGACCCCATGGCCAGCCAGGTGGTGGAATCAGATTTGAAGGCCCTTTGCTTCAGCAAGGTGGTGGTATGAGATTTGAGGGACCCCATGGCCAGTCAGTGGCAGGTCTAAGATTTGAAGGACAACATAATCAGCTTGGTGGAAGCCTTCGATTTGAAGGACCACATGGTCAGCCAGGGGTTGGGGTCAGATTTGAAGGACCCTTAGTCCAACAGGGAAGTGGAATGAGATTTGAGGGTCCTTCTGTACAAGGAGGTAGTATGAGATTTGAAGGACCATTAGGCCAAGGTGGTCCAAGATTTGAGGGGTGTCATGCTTCAAGATTTGATGGTCAGCCAGGTCAACCATCTCTCTTGCCAAGATTTGATGGCTTGCACGGTCAACCTGGTCCCAGGTTTGAAAGAACTCCTGGTCAACAGGGCCCACAAAGGTTTGATGGGCCACCTGGTCAGCAGGTACAACCAAGATTTGATACAGGGCCTCAGAGATTTGATGGTCCACAACACCAGCAAGCATCAAGATTTGATATTCCTCTTGGTCTTCAGGGTGCAAGGTTTGACAATCATCCTTCACAGAGACTTGATACAGTCTCTTTTAGTCAGACTGGCCCATATAATGACCCTCCTAACAGTGCATTTAATGCACCATCGCAAGGAATACAGTTCCAAAGACATGAGCAAATGTTTGATACACCTCAGGGACCAAATTTTAATGGACCACATGGCCCTGGAGCGCAAAATTTCTCAAATCCACTTAACAGAGCATCTGGACATTATTTTGATGAAAAGAATCTTCAGGGTCCTCAATTTGGAAACTTTAGTAATCTGCCCACGCCAATTGCAGTTGGGAATATTCAGCCATCTCAGCAGGTAAGTGTGTTTAATTTCTTCAGTTACGTAATATACAAATTAgttagatatatctatatatctatatctatatctatctatctatatatatatatgtacttccTCACAAAACACTACAAAAGATGAAGAGacgaaggtaaaaaaaaaataattaaaaactttgGTACCTTGAAATTTATGAATCCCAAATTAAGTTTGAGGAAACTTTCAGGAGAGTAAGTTCAGTGAGAATGAAACTTTCATATTAACTTTGAAATCCTCTAGTTACATATATTTTAGGAAAGGTTACTTCCCATGGTAGTTAAGTCGAATTAATATTTTTTGAGGTTAATAACTTCTACTCTAACTTGAAGATAACTTGTTGCTTTTCCCTACCAGAAACAAGGAAATTGATACTCCTTTTACTTGGGTGTTCAGATAACATTAGTTATTATTTTGTAGAAACTTCAAATAGACCTTTTAACATATAGTAAAGTTCTGAAAACAAGTATCCTTGCAGCTGATTTTTAGGGTCCTTTATCTTCCAAGGAATTTGTTAGTCTAATAAGTTAATTTAATAAAAACTAGGACATTAATAGTTTTTAGCACTCTATTATTATTGTCACTCTTAACAATGCACTTCAGAAAAAGGTTAACCTACCAAATTTATCTACCTAAGGTGGCAACCCTATTTAATCGCCCCCAATTTTCCATTACTTCTACATTATAAGATATTTCAGAGTATGTACTTAGGGATTTCAATCTAATTAGTTGAAATAATTCCTTTTAAACTCAGTAGTTTTGTCAGAATTCTCTAAATAATGAGAGCTCCTTATTAAGTGGCCCATCACAGTGATAATTCTGCTAAGCTCTGCTTAGTAATAATATGGGAAAAACCTCATCAGAGGGTAGATTTATTATGGGCAGGGGaattaaaatagagaattttcaaataCTTTAGACACAGCTTTTATTTGTATAACACATGTTAAAAGTACAAAGCTgccttttctatttattaaaaaacGGCTCCTTAGTTTTTGAGTGAAGTTTTGTTTGTTCTTATAGGTTTCTTGAAAATATTAATAGTTCTTTGTGAATGTACTGGAATTTGAAATTgagcagtttttatttttcattaatctgaaaatcttgtttgctttttttaaaaatattgaattaagaaCATAATTTGTACTATATGGGTAGGCCTGATGGCATCCCTAcatatttttaatacatttctATTTACTGTAAGACCGGGCAGGTATTTTTCTGAGTGCTCTGCTATTGTTTTTGTTAGCggtttttattctgttttcagtTTCACCCTATTTTTATTCCTACCTTCACTATTTTTGTTAGTATAATTTTAATGAATTCCTAGGGGGGATGAACTAACCAGTTGAAAATGATTCCTTATTTTTACAAGGGGGGAGAATAGAAAAAactgaggtaatttttttttaactgttctgTTTTCCTTCTTGTCTTTCTATTTAAGCTCACAAAGGTCCCAAAACATCCATCAAAATAGAGCATGTCAACTCTAATTTTCtttagtggttttttttgttgttgttgttattgctgttataTTATAGAGAAGTggattttttatcttatttcctttctctagaCCATGCAGACTCAtaacaaaatgtaaataacaaaGAATTTGGATGTTTCAATGAATTAGTTAAACCAGAATTTTACTGATAATCtcaagatttaattatttttctttttttttgctgaggcatttggggttaagtgacttgcccagggtcacacagctaggaagtattaagtgtctgaggccaaatttgaacttgggtcctcctgaattcagggctggtgctctatccattgtgccacctagctgcccctctttagACATCTTAAAGTCAGCATATGCAAATCTGAATtcgttattttttttctccaaaatttcaCTATTTCTGTGTCATAAAGTCACTTATTGTTTCTTATTCCTATGTTTAATCACTAAGTCCTATAGTTTCTACCTTCATTAACATGTTATATATCCCATCTCTTTGGATCCTACCACCATTCCAGTGCAGGCCCTTTTTACCTCATCCCTTGAGATTACAATAGCATTCTCTTTCATCTGTCTCCCTCAAATCTTCCTACTCAAGTGTATCCATTATTCAGCTGTCCAATTTATCTTCATAAAAGTCTGGTTAAACTTGAGTATCTAACTCCCTCACTCCCCCCGCCcccattcagtaaactccagttgttccctcttttatgatcaaatatttcttcttccttttccagttttctgtaCCTCATTCATTTATTGTATTCTCTGTGATCCAGTGATAGTGGCCTACCTGCTATTATAGGAGCAAGAAAAACTCCCAATTTTCCCAAATTTCACTGGCTGGCTCTCAAGCCTGGAATGCCTTTCTTGCTCATTTCTGTTTCCCAGCTTCGATTTCTagctaaaattttatcttttaaaaaaagtcttttccaaGGCTTAGTGTCTATCCTCTTTTGGTTATTTATGGTTTATCATGTGTATTTTCTATTTGAACATTGTTGTTttcatgttcttttccttttttaaggagCTTGAATGCagggcctatttttttttttttttcccctagtcgTACAGGGCCTGGTACATAGCAGATATTAATTCTTGTTAGCTTAACTTGAAAAAGTGAAACTGTCTTGATAGTTaagccatattaatattattttaaaagaaattttgaaggCTATTTTGCTATTTCTGGAGAGAAAGCTCTTTTCATTTTAGTGCTATTTTTAATTCTCAGAAGTGATATCCATGCTGCTTATCATTCAGAGATGTTATCTAAAAcctaaattttcttaaaatcttcTTTATAACTTTTCACTTGCCTTAACTTTGACTGTggcattgtgtatatatatgattaaaTCCAATGAATATTATGATTAGATGTTGACTTTACTCATACTTAAAGTAAAAAGCTATGTTCAGGTCCTGGGGTCAGAGCTATAAAGACTAGTTTAGTGTTAGAAgtcttatttgcattttattttatggttatacTATACCTTCActatccttcctcctccctcccctccccaataaGTCAATGTGTTAAAATGAAGTTGTCATACTTTAATCcttagaaaaaaaactttaataaaaatttggcAAGTAACATCTTTGCAAATTTATAgcaagcatattttaaaaatttatgtgaaCTAAGTATTGAAGTTTTCATAAAGATAGAAACAGTACACATGCttacaaaatatattcttttaaaggTTCTCTCTGGTGTTACTCAGCCTGTAGCTTTTGGACAAGGACAACAGTTTTTACCAGTTCATCCACAAAATCCTGGTACTTTTGTTCAGAATCCAGCAggtatgtacttttaaaaattgagtccTAGCACTTTCCAATTATGATATTTGCCTTGTTGATTTGTGAGCTTTTTTGATTTCAGAAAATGATAATGGTGTTTGAgagaacatattttattttagggaATTCTTATCTAGTATATATTCAAGTAATACataaaagtttactttttttgttCACATATTCAGCATGCCATTCATGACCATTAATACTTTAAGACAAAGATGATGAGCAGTTGAAGggggaggaaaagataatgaataaatataCTTGAGGTAGAATTACATATGAATCACATTAAAATCTTTTAACagtatcagtaaacatttattttatcatttactatgttctaggcacttgCTAAGTCCTAAGactacaaaaagaggcaaaaaacaatctTTGCCCTCtgggagttcacaatctaatagagaaaacaacaaacaaataatataaaaacaaggcATAGGTTGCTTGTATAGATATATtggttatatttatatacttgcaTAGCTGCGGATTGTTAATATAGCTTGTAGCATATAAATATTGGTTTAATAGCCACAAAATAGTTATACATTTGAGTGCCTTTTGAGCTAGATGCTAAATAGAATATGTAAATGGTATCACTATCTAATTGCTCTAATAATACATTTATCTTAGAAGGACTGACATCAAGATCCACAACTTGGCTTATAATTGAATGAGGTTtcctttaat from Sminthopsis crassicaudata isolate SCR6 chromosome 3, ASM4859323v1, whole genome shotgun sequence includes these protein-coding regions:
- the PCF11 gene encoding pre-mRNA cleavage complex 2 protein Pcf11; translation: MSEPAPAEAGTVGAREDACRDYQSSLEDLTFNSKPHINMLTILAEENLPFAKEIVSLIEAQTAKAPSTEKLPVMYLMDSIVKNVGREYLTAFTKNLVATFICVFEKVDENTRKSLFKLRSTWDDIFPLKKLYALDVRVNSLDPAWPIKPLPPNVNTSSIHVNPKFLNKSPEEPPTPSTVVSSPGISTPPIVPDIQKNLTQEQLIRQQLLAKQKQLLELQQKKLELELEQTKAQLAVSLSVQQGASNIVPGSAPSKLLVSQIPPMAVKASHQVSIQPEKSRPSSSSQLQDMKVTNRDPRLNRISQHSSHGKEQSHRKDFLVNAMNQSDIKANKSIPADKQNSSKQEKSKSSEKITKKELDQLDTKSKSKSPSPLKNKFSHTKDIKNQESESGRGVPEMSKRDPRLKKHLQDKPDGKDDDLKEKRKSSEKKDKEEHVKSSEHRLTGGRNKIINGIVQKQDAGTEESEKQGTKTGRSSTRKRSRSRSPKSRSPITHSPKRRDRRSPKRRQRSISPSTSTPKTGKLRQSGVKQSHVEEFAQASRDERNSNKRSTKQDTRDPRRVKKTQEERPQETLNQHSTKSGSEPKENVENWQSSKSTKRWKSGWEENKSLQQGEDHQGLSKSPHLRHRESWGSAKGILSSRAPKQQHRLSVDANLQIPKELTSASKRELLKKANDSLTSGEITQDEFLVVVHQIRQLFQYQEGKHRCNVWDSPTEENKGGLKKKPLLSDAELTYYEHKAKLKRTQVQHSFPRLDLLDPDIFDYHLTDALLSGIECEPSKSKHTGRSSGAQFDRKEQFSERSRRLSPISGSRTYAENLSPHDGRRRHEEQVSAKGVREEQRSPFSERFALKRPRYEDSDKTFADSPASRYSSLDTTNQRLTALAEDRPLFDGPSRPSVARGDGPTKMIFEGPNKPNPRIDGPPTPASLRFEGSPGQIGGGGPMRFEGPQGQLGGGCPLRFEGPQGPGGTPLRFEGPLGQAGGGGLRFEGAAGLRFEGPTGGLRFEGPAGQNVGGLRYEGPRGQPVGGLRFEGPHGQPVGALRFENPRGQPVGGLRFEGSHGASGSGIRFEGPHGQPGGGIRFEGPLLQQGGGMRFEGPHGQSVAGLRFEGQHNQLGGSLRFEGPHGQPGVGVRFEGPLVQQGSGMRFEGPSVQGGSMRFEGPLGQGGPRFEGCHASRFDGQPGQPSLLPRFDGLHGQPGPRFERTPGQQGPQRFDGPPGQQVQPRFDTGPQRFDGPQHQQASRFDIPLGLQGARFDNHPSQRLDTVSFSQTGPYNDPPNSAFNAPSQGIQFQRHEQMFDTPQGPNFNGPHGPGAQNFSNPLNRASGHYFDEKNLQGPQFGNFSNLPTPIAVGNIQPSQQVLSGVTQPVAFGQGQQFLPVHPQNPGTFVQNPAGALPRAYPDNHLSQVDVNELFSKLLKTGILKLSQPDSATTQVNEVATQPPPEEEEEDQSEDQDVPDLTNFTVEELKQRYDSVINRLYTGIQCYSCGMRFTTSQTDVYADHLDWHYRQNRTEKDVSRKVTHRRWYYSLTDWIEFEEIADLEERAKSQFFEKVHEEVVLKTQEAAKEKEFQSVPAGPAGAVESCEICQEQFEQYWDEEEEEWHLKNAIRVDGKIYHPSCYEDYQNTSSFDCTPSPSKTPVENPLNIMLNIVKKELQEPCDSSKVKEEPVDITPACTDDSIDTPTEIKTESDTVESV